ACTGTTGGCGAGTTGCTGGAAGCCACCCAGGCACCCAAGAAATCACCGCGTCAGTTTTACTTGCTTAAAAAATATGAACTACTGCAGTGTGGGGACGTTCAAAAGCTCATCAGAAAGAAGCCAAACCAGGAGCATCCACTGTACTTCGCTACCATCGAGGAGACCTTTGACATCATCAAGCGCGCTCACATCGCTACTGGTCATGGAGGACGAGACAAGATGATCAAGGAGATCAACAAGAAGTACGCCAACATCACCCAGGATGCTATTACCTTGTTCAAGTCCATGTGCATTGAGTGCCAGAGAAAACGGAAACGGACAACTACCAAGGTAATTGTCGTCAAACCAATCCTGTCTAAGGACTTCAGTTCCAGAGCGCAAGTTGACCTCATCGACATGCAGTCTATGTGCCAAGGTCAACACAAATGGATCATGGTGTACCAAGACAATCTTACCAAGTTCTGCATCCTCTCAAGCATGCATCGGAAGTAGCTTATCAATTGCTGGACATCTACCTTCTGCTGGGAGCCCCTTCAATACTACAAAGTGACAACGGGTCCGAATTCACAGCGCAAGTTATCACTGAGTTGAAGCAGATGTGGCCTGAGCTCGTCATCGTTCATGGGAAGCCGAAACACCCCCAGAGACAG
The sequence above is drawn from the Gigantopelta aegis isolate Gae_Host chromosome 6, Gae_host_genome, whole genome shotgun sequence genome and encodes:
- the LOC121374395 gene encoding KRAB-A domain-containing protein 2-like, which encodes MDLEETFRHSLYTSYGENKCILLPKDEYIKTVGELLEATQAPKKSPRQFYLLKKYELLQCGDVQKLIRKKPNQEHPLYFATIEETFDIIKRAHIATGHGGRDKMIKEINKKYANITQDAITLFKSMCIECQRKRKRTTTKVIVVKPILSKDFSSRAQVDLIDMQSMCQGQHKWIMVYQDNLTKFCILSSMHRK